Proteins from a genomic interval of Gordonia sp. SL306:
- a CDS encoding LLM class F420-dependent oxidoreductase: MNLNGVGIWSSPLRYGDPSEAADAASELDELGFTALWIPDVGGPVLDSVANLLGATSNVVVATGILNMWMHEPHDVAAAHARLTAEHGPRFLLGLGISHAPLIDAQEAGRYRKPLATTKTFLDGLDSAEEPVPTDSRVLAALGPKMLALSAERSRGAHPYLVTPEHTAVARSALGDGPLLAPEQTVVLTTDRDEARSIGTPWLRGYLAMPNYANNLRRLGFSDDDLDSVSDRLFDATIAWGDESAVLARIDQHRAAGADHVCLQVLQADQRAVPRAQWRRIADALR; the protein is encoded by the coding sequence GTGAATCTCAACGGGGTAGGTATCTGGAGTTCGCCATTGCGCTACGGAGATCCGAGCGAGGCCGCAGACGCTGCATCGGAACTGGATGAGCTGGGCTTCACGGCCCTGTGGATCCCCGATGTCGGCGGACCGGTGCTGGACTCGGTCGCCAATCTGCTCGGTGCGACGTCGAATGTCGTGGTCGCGACCGGGATTCTCAACATGTGGATGCACGAGCCGCACGATGTGGCTGCGGCGCATGCGCGACTGACGGCCGAGCACGGCCCGCGGTTCCTGCTCGGTCTCGGGATCAGTCACGCTCCCCTGATCGACGCGCAGGAAGCCGGGCGTTACCGAAAGCCGTTGGCGACCACCAAGACCTTCTTGGACGGTCTCGATAGTGCCGAGGAACCGGTGCCGACCGACAGTCGGGTGCTGGCGGCGCTCGGCCCCAAGATGCTGGCCTTGTCAGCGGAACGCAGCCGCGGCGCGCACCCGTACCTGGTGACACCGGAGCACACCGCGGTCGCTCGATCGGCTCTCGGCGACGGTCCCCTGCTCGCGCCGGAACAGACCGTGGTCCTGACCACCGACCGCGACGAGGCCCGCTCGATCGGCACCCCATGGCTGCGCGGCTACCTGGCAATGCCGAATTATGCGAACAACCTACGCCGCCTCGGGTTCTCCGACGACGATCTGGATTCCGTCAGCGACCGGCTCTTCGACGCGACCATCGCGTGGGGAGACGAGTCGGCCGTGCTCGCCCGGATCGACCAACATCGCGCCGCGGGCGCCGACCATGTCTGCCTGCAGGTGCTGCAGGCAGACCAGCGTGCGGTCCCGCGCGCGCAGTGGCGGCGGATCGCCGACGCATTGCGGTAG
- a CDS encoding MFS transporter, with protein MTQTNAERDAAQIAGSPKGGLHSLWDRKLDHYPLPAARYRYLAITVLATVILYYQLYIQGAVATKIITSFGMTFTQFVVVSIVGNLLGAFASLAAGLADRWGRANLVVIGLFITGLLVLFALPHAPNTLWYIIFFAVLSIVEGMILVATPALIRDFSPQVGRAQAMGFWTMGPVLGSLVVTMVSSNTLDSHPDWRFQFYVCGIAGLVVAVIALVGLRELSPGLRDQLMVSLNERALIEARAGGLDTETALHGHWRQMMRFDIVGPAIAISLFLMFYYIAVGFFVVYFATTFGYSEARANALANWYWIANAIALIVAGVVSDKIRVRKPLMAIGTVISVIGTAIFAMLSTRPDTGYYTFALVLVVIAVGGGIAYCAWMASFTETVERHNPAATATGLAIWGWTVRITVTLALIVLTFVVPATSTLVDQGTRVSHIVAEYPEQVATASAVEPATLSALAANPRDARAGVAAVGQLMGAGLAATPREAAARLQQLSTDPIPPGDQAFLAEHAADVEQAQSDNPGQWKIWWWICVVAQILFVPFIFVLSGRWNPRRAREDALAHESMIQRELAALHHD; from the coding sequence GTGACACAGACCAACGCAGAACGAGATGCGGCACAAATCGCGGGCTCGCCGAAAGGCGGCCTGCACTCGCTCTGGGACCGCAAGCTCGATCACTATCCACTGCCTGCGGCACGATACCGATACCTCGCCATCACGGTGCTGGCGACAGTCATCTTGTACTACCAGCTCTACATCCAGGGCGCCGTGGCAACCAAGATCATCACGTCGTTCGGCATGACCTTCACCCAGTTCGTCGTGGTGTCGATCGTCGGCAACCTCCTGGGCGCCTTCGCTTCTTTGGCAGCCGGGCTGGCGGACCGCTGGGGCCGCGCCAACCTGGTGGTCATCGGCCTGTTCATCACCGGCCTGCTGGTGCTGTTCGCGCTCCCGCATGCGCCGAACACCTTGTGGTACATCATCTTCTTCGCAGTCTTGAGCATTGTCGAGGGCATGATCCTGGTGGCGACACCTGCGTTGATCCGTGACTTCTCGCCACAGGTCGGACGTGCTCAGGCGATGGGATTCTGGACGATGGGCCCGGTACTCGGCAGCCTCGTCGTGACCATGGTGTCGAGCAATACACTCGACAGCCACCCGGATTGGCGGTTCCAGTTCTATGTCTGCGGGATCGCGGGTCTGGTCGTCGCGGTCATCGCGCTGGTCGGCCTCCGCGAGTTGTCGCCAGGGCTTCGTGACCAGCTGATGGTCAGCCTGAACGAACGGGCGTTGATCGAGGCGCGGGCCGGTGGTCTCGACACCGAGACCGCCCTGCACGGGCATTGGCGCCAGATGATGAGGTTCGACATCGTCGGACCGGCCATCGCGATCAGCCTGTTCCTCATGTTCTATTACATCGCGGTCGGGTTCTTCGTCGTCTACTTCGCCACCACATTCGGCTACTCGGAGGCTCGTGCCAACGCCTTGGCGAACTGGTATTGGATCGCCAACGCGATCGCCCTCATCGTCGCCGGCGTGGTCTCCGACAAGATCCGGGTCCGCAAGCCGCTCATGGCCATCGGGACCGTGATCTCCGTGATCGGCACCGCGATCTTCGCGATGCTCAGCACCCGTCCCGATACGGGCTACTACACCTTCGCGCTCGTGCTCGTGGTCATCGCCGTGGGTGGCGGCATCGCCTACTGCGCATGGATGGCCAGTTTCACCGAGACCGTCGAGCGCCACAATCCGGCCGCCACCGCGACCGGTCTGGCGATCTGGGGGTGGACTGTCCGCATCACGGTGACGCTGGCACTCATCGTGCTGACCTTCGTGGTGCCGGCCACCTCGACCCTGGTCGACCAGGGCACGCGCGTTTCCCACATCGTCGCCGAGTATCCCGAACAGGTCGCGACCGCGAGTGCTGTCGAGCCGGCTACCCTGAGCGCGCTGGCCGCGAATCCACGCGATGCGCGGGCCGGCGTGGCCGCCGTCGGACAGTTGATGGGTGCGGGCCTCGCGGCGACCCCGCGGGAGGCAGCTGCTCGACTGCAGCAGTTGAGCACCGATCCGATTCCGCCGGGGGACCAGGCGTTCCTGGCCGAACATGCGGCCGATGTCGAGCAGGCGCAGTCGGACAATCCGGGTCAGTGGAAGATCTGGTGGTGGATCTGCGTCGTCGCCCAGATCCTGTTCGTGCCGTTCATCTTTGTGCTGAGCGGGCGATGGAATCCACGCCGGGCTCGGGAGGACGCACTTGCCCACGAATCGATGATCCAACGCGAACTCGCCGCGCTGCACCACGACTGA
- a CDS encoding AMP-binding protein, with protein sequence MARDDEVNPPTIAELLKRAAREFGDVAYTVSPSDRMTYVEAEERSALVARWLLTQHVGKGCRVGLFFTSGVEWTVWWLAVSRIGAVAVPLSTLYPPAELARVLRLADVQVLVAPTAILGVDIPDKFEAALPGLDDQSRGRIQLTATPFLRDIVLTGPSERSWATRWQRDDTSLVAQALLDSVESEVSPADVALMIHTSGSTALPKGVVHTHGTVVRQTSQWARCCRRATAVQRCRLCCARCRCSGSAASWPPPAHCTPLRRC encoded by the coding sequence ATGGCGCGTGATGACGAGGTGAACCCACCGACGATCGCAGAGCTACTCAAGCGGGCCGCGCGGGAGTTCGGGGACGTCGCCTACACCGTCTCACCCAGTGACCGCATGACCTATGTCGAGGCAGAGGAGCGCTCCGCGCTGGTTGCCCGGTGGCTGCTCACCCAGCATGTCGGCAAGGGGTGCCGGGTCGGTCTGTTCTTCACCAGCGGCGTCGAATGGACCGTCTGGTGGCTGGCCGTGAGCCGGATCGGCGCGGTCGCCGTTCCGCTGAGCACGCTGTATCCGCCGGCCGAGCTGGCGCGGGTGCTCCGCCTCGCGGACGTGCAGGTGTTGGTCGCGCCGACCGCGATCCTCGGCGTCGACATCCCCGACAAGTTCGAGGCAGCACTGCCCGGCCTCGACGATCAGAGCCGCGGTCGGATCCAGCTCACCGCCACCCCCTTCCTGCGTGACATCGTGCTCACCGGCCCGTCCGAACGGTCCTGGGCGACCCGTTGGCAGCGCGACGACACGTCGTTGGTCGCCCAGGCGCTCCTCGACTCCGTCGAGAGCGAGGTCTCGCCCGCAGACGTCGCGCTGATGATCCACACCTCGGGCTCCACGGCCCTCCCCAAAGGAGTGGTGCACACCCACGGCACCGTGGTCCGGCAGACCTCGCAGTGGGCCAGATGCTGCAGGCGAGCAACGGCGGTGCAGCGATGCCGGTTGTGCTGTGCGCGATGCCGGTGTTCTGGATCGGCGGCATCCTGGCCGCCGCCGGCGCACTGCACGCCCCTGCGACGGTGCTGA
- a CDS encoding NADP-dependent isocitrate dehydrogenase: protein MSAEQPTIIYTLTDEAPMLATQAFLPVIRAFADAADINVETSDISVAARILAEFSDYLTEEQRLPDNLAELGRLTQDPATNIIKLPNISASVPQLLAAIKELQEKGYAIPDYTGNPKTDDEATIRDRYTKCLGSAVNPVLREGNSDRRAPKAVKAYARKHPHSMGEWSMASRTHVAHMTEGDFYHGEKSMTVDGDREVKMELITESGETLVLKPKVTLDDGDVIDSMFMSKKALVEFYEEQIEDAYKTGVMFSLHVKATMMRVSHPIVFGHAVKVFYKDAFAKHGELFDELGVNVNNGLSDLYSKIESLPSAQREEIIDDLHKCHEHRPELAMVDSARGISNFHSPSDVIVDASMPAMIRAGGKMYGADGRMKDTKAVNPESTFSRIYQEMINFCKTNGAFDPTTMGTVPNVGLMAQKAEEYGSHDKTFEVPQTGVANITDIATGEVLLTQNVEEGDIWRLCIVKDAPIRDWVKLAVTRARDSGMPVLFWLDPYRPHENELITKVNTYLKDHDTDGLDIQIMSQVRAMRYTLERVIRGMDTIAATGNILRDYLTDLFPILELGTSAKMLSIVPLMAGGGLYETGAGGSAPKHVKQLIEENHLRWDSLGEFLALAVSLEDLGKKTGDKRAEILARTLDAATGKLLENDKGPSRTSGELDNRGSQYYLAMYWAQELAAQTDDEELQKRFGPLAETLAENEDAIVAELNEVQGSAVDIGGYYAPDPEMTAAVMRPSKTFNEALESARG from the coding sequence ATGAGCGCGGAGCAGCCGACCATCATCTACACACTGACCGACGAGGCGCCGATGCTCGCGACGCAGGCTTTTCTGCCGGTCATCCGCGCGTTCGCCGATGCGGCCGACATCAACGTCGAGACCAGTGACATCTCGGTGGCGGCACGGATCCTCGCCGAGTTCTCCGACTACCTCACCGAGGAACAGCGGCTGCCGGACAACCTGGCCGAGCTCGGGCGCCTCACGCAGGACCCGGCCACCAACATCATCAAGCTGCCGAACATCAGCGCGTCGGTTCCGCAGTTGCTCGCCGCGATCAAGGAACTCCAGGAGAAGGGGTACGCGATCCCCGACTACACCGGGAATCCCAAAACCGACGACGAGGCAACCATCCGGGATCGATACACCAAGTGTTTGGGCAGTGCCGTGAATCCGGTGCTGCGTGAGGGCAATTCCGATCGCCGCGCACCCAAGGCCGTCAAGGCGTACGCGCGTAAGCATCCCCACAGCATGGGCGAGTGGTCGATGGCATCGCGGACACATGTCGCGCACATGACGGAGGGCGACTTCTACCACGGCGAGAAGTCGATGACGGTCGACGGCGACCGTGAGGTCAAGATGGAGCTGATCACCGAGAGCGGCGAGACACTCGTGCTCAAGCCGAAGGTGACACTCGACGACGGCGACGTGATCGACAGCATGTTCATGAGCAAGAAGGCGCTGGTCGAGTTCTACGAAGAGCAGATCGAGGACGCCTACAAGACCGGCGTGATGTTCTCCCTGCACGTCAAGGCGACCATGATGCGCGTGTCGCACCCGATCGTGTTCGGCCACGCCGTGAAGGTCTTCTACAAGGACGCCTTCGCCAAGCACGGTGAACTGTTCGACGAACTGGGCGTGAACGTCAACAACGGTTTGTCGGATCTGTACAGCAAGATCGAGTCGCTGCCGAGCGCGCAACGCGAGGAGATCATCGACGACCTGCACAAGTGCCACGAGCACCGTCCCGAGCTGGCGATGGTCGACTCGGCGCGGGGCATCTCGAACTTCCACTCCCCCAGTGATGTCATCGTCGACGCATCGATGCCGGCGATGATCCGCGCGGGCGGAAAGATGTACGGCGCGGACGGCCGGATGAAGGACACCAAGGCAGTCAATCCCGAGTCGACCTTCTCGCGCATCTACCAGGAGATGATCAACTTCTGCAAGACCAACGGTGCGTTCGATCCGACGACCATGGGGACCGTGCCCAACGTGGGCCTCATGGCGCAGAAGGCCGAGGAGTACGGCTCGCACGACAAGACGTTCGAGGTCCCGCAGACGGGCGTCGCGAACATCACCGACATCGCGACCGGTGAGGTCCTCCTGACGCAGAACGTCGAGGAGGGTGACATCTGGCGGTTGTGCATCGTCAAGGATGCGCCTATCCGCGATTGGGTCAAACTCGCTGTCACGCGCGCACGGGATTCGGGGATGCCGGTGCTGTTCTGGCTCGACCCCTACCGCCCGCACGAGAACGAGTTGATCACGAAGGTCAACACGTATCTGAAGGATCACGACACCGACGGTCTCGACATCCAGATCATGTCGCAGGTCCGAGCGATGCGGTACACGCTCGAACGGGTGATCCGCGGGATGGACACCATCGCCGCGACCGGAAACATCTTGCGCGACTACCTGACCGACCTGTTCCCGATCCTCGAACTGGGCACCAGCGCGAAGATGCTCTCGATCGTGCCGCTGATGGCCGGTGGCGGTCTGTACGAGACCGGAGCGGGTGGTTCCGCACCCAAGCACGTCAAGCAGCTCATCGAGGAGAATCACCTGCGTTGGGATTCGCTCGGCGAGTTCCTGGCGTTGGCCGTCAGTCTGGAGGATCTCGGGAAGAAGACCGGGGACAAGCGCGCCGAGATCCTGGCGAGGACTCTCGACGCGGCGACCGGCAAGCTGCTGGAGAACGACAAGGGTCCGTCGCGCACCTCCGGTGAACTCGACAATCGTGGGAGCCAGTACTACCTCGCGATGTACTGGGCGCAGGAGTTGGCCGCGCAGACCGACGATGAGGAACTGCAGAAGCGCTTCGGCCCGCTGGCCGAGACGCTGGCCGAGAACGAGGACGCCATCGTCGCAGAACTGAACGAGGTGCAGGGCAGCGCGGTGGACATCGGGGGCTACTACGCACCCGACCCCGAGATGACCGCTGCGGTGATGCGACCGAGCAAGACGTTCAACGAGGCGCTGGAGTCGGCACGAGGCTGA
- a CDS encoding ANL family adenylate-forming protein: MPVVLCAMPVFWIGGILAAAGALHAPATVLTVPRHDPGPALDLIERERATGYVGWPAFIQQLRGDPSFAERDLSRAPLLRDGPADIAMINSPLGHPIHRTMTETAGGWAATEKRIVDDDGAVVPVGEIGELWIRGTGVMAGYNKRERSEVFDPDGWFHTGDQVYELPDDPRLFYVGRDTEMIKAAGSNVSPREVEAVIEEFPDVAHCLVVGIDHPTRGEEVVAVVVPAGGDVDAADLDRRTRDQLSRYKVPTTWFTAYLDELPLFPTGKPDRRALRERMMAGVLGRRLER; the protein is encoded by the coding sequence ATGCCGGTTGTGCTGTGCGCGATGCCGGTGTTCTGGATCGGCGGCATCCTGGCCGCCGCCGGCGCACTGCACGCCCCTGCGACGGTGCTGACCGTTCCGCGTCACGATCCCGGTCCGGCACTCGACCTCATCGAGCGTGAACGCGCCACCGGGTACGTCGGGTGGCCGGCGTTCATCCAGCAATTGCGGGGCGATCCGTCCTTCGCCGAGCGTGACCTGTCGCGCGCCCCGCTCCTGCGCGACGGCCCGGCCGACATCGCCATGATCAACTCACCGCTCGGTCATCCGATCCACCGCACCATGACCGAGACGGCAGGCGGTTGGGCGGCCACCGAGAAGCGGATCGTCGACGACGACGGTGCTGTCGTGCCCGTGGGCGAGATCGGGGAGCTCTGGATCCGTGGCACCGGCGTCATGGCCGGATACAACAAGCGCGAGCGGTCGGAGGTCTTCGATCCCGACGGGTGGTTCCACACCGGCGATCAGGTCTATGAACTGCCCGACGACCCACGGCTGTTCTACGTGGGACGCGACACCGAGATGATCAAGGCGGCGGGTTCGAACGTCTCACCTCGGGAGGTCGAGGCCGTCATCGAAGAGTTCCCGGATGTGGCTCATTGCCTCGTCGTCGGAATCGATCATCCGACCCGGGGCGAGGAGGTGGTCGCTGTCGTGGTGCCGGCGGGCGGCGACGTCGATGCCGCCGACCTCGATCGCCGCACCCGCGACCAACTGTCCCGGTACAAGGTGCCGACCACGTGGTTCACGGCGTACCTCGACGAACTCCCTTTGTTCCCGACCGGGAAGCCGGATCGGCGCGCCCTCCGGGAGAGAATGATGGCGGGCGTTCTGGGCCGTCGGCTCGAGCGGTGA
- a CDS encoding alpha/beta fold hydrolase yields MNTSPHRLIAGDQIAISYRTFGDGSGGDASGRPPVVLQHGFASSGAQNWMAAGLVDALVAEGHRVIVVDARGHGESDKPHDPGRYGEGRMARDLVELFDSLDIAEVDLVGYSMGAIVSLLTAVHDNRIRRLVIGGVGAGVVDLGGVDTRVIDQRALADALRAEDPATVTDPAARRFRLFADASDNDRLALAAQAEAVNTEPIAFEKISAEVAVVIAGVDDDLAYRPEVLAKELSATLIRVPGNHLGAVGTPEFRTALLETLR; encoded by the coding sequence GTGAACACGTCACCGCATCGACTCATTGCCGGCGACCAGATCGCCATCTCCTATCGCACGTTCGGGGACGGTTCTGGCGGGGACGCTTCCGGCCGACCACCGGTTGTCCTGCAGCACGGCTTCGCGTCCAGTGGTGCACAGAACTGGATGGCAGCCGGACTGGTGGATGCTCTTGTCGCCGAGGGTCATCGGGTGATCGTGGTCGACGCGCGCGGGCACGGCGAATCGGACAAACCCCATGATCCCGGCCGTTACGGTGAGGGCCGCATGGCGCGGGACCTCGTGGAGTTGTTCGACTCGCTGGACATCGCGGAAGTGGATCTGGTCGGTTATTCGATGGGTGCGATCGTCTCGTTGCTGACCGCGGTGCACGACAATCGGATCCGCCGGCTCGTCATCGGCGGTGTCGGTGCGGGCGTGGTGGACCTCGGTGGTGTCGACACCCGGGTGATCGACCAGCGCGCTCTGGCCGACGCTCTGCGTGCCGAAGACCCGGCGACCGTGACCGACCCGGCCGCCCGCCGATTCCGGCTGTTCGCCGACGCATCCGACAACGACCGGCTCGCGCTGGCGGCGCAGGCCGAGGCGGTCAACACCGAACCCATCGCCTTCGAAAAGATCTCCGCCGAGGTCGCCGTGGTCATCGCCGGTGTCGACGACGATCTCGCGTACCGACCCGAGGTCCTCGCGAAAGAGTTGTCGGCCACACTGATCCGAGTGCCCGGGAACCACCTGGGTGCGGTCGGGACCCCGGAGTTCCGGACCGCACTGCTCGAGACCCTCCGGTGA
- a CDS encoding zinc-binding dehydrogenase: MMRAVVLDAPGPPESMTIRSVPTPTPTVGWVLIRVKAFGLNRSELHFRRGMGSFGSFPRIPGLEAVGVVVECPGGELAPETQVAALMGGMGRTIDGGYAQFVCVPVSSVVPFASELPWDVLGAVPEMVQTAHGSLTIGAGVAAGESLLIRGGTSSVGLALAVLARRAGCVVVSTTRNEARVDFLREFADHVVVDDGAISEAVRDIVPDGVHGAVELVGVNTLPDTLRATRAKGTVCFTGMLSDQWTIAEFYPMDYLPTGVRLTAYSGGSSDLPPRVLQQFLDDVAAGSATVPIGHVYQLDEIASAHRDMEDGTLLGKGVVLTE; encoded by the coding sequence ATGATGCGCGCCGTCGTACTCGATGCACCGGGCCCGCCGGAATCCATGACCATCCGCTCGGTTCCGACTCCCACACCCACCGTCGGCTGGGTTCTCATCCGGGTCAAGGCATTTGGCTTGAACCGATCAGAGTTGCATTTTCGGCGGGGGATGGGATCGTTCGGATCCTTCCCCCGTATTCCCGGGCTCGAGGCGGTGGGGGTGGTTGTCGAATGCCCCGGTGGTGAGCTTGCGCCCGAGACCCAGGTGGCGGCGTTGATGGGCGGCATGGGCCGCACCATCGACGGCGGGTACGCGCAGTTCGTGTGCGTACCGGTGTCCTCGGTGGTGCCCTTCGCCAGCGAGCTGCCGTGGGACGTGCTGGGCGCAGTGCCGGAGATGGTGCAGACCGCTCATGGCTCGCTCACGATCGGTGCCGGTGTTGCCGCAGGCGAGTCATTGCTCATCCGCGGGGGCACCTCATCGGTCGGCCTGGCCCTGGCCGTCCTCGCCCGGCGCGCGGGTTGCGTGGTCGTGTCGACAACGCGCAACGAGGCCCGGGTGGACTTCCTCCGCGAGTTCGCCGATCACGTTGTCGTCGACGACGGCGCGATCAGCGAGGCGGTCCGCGATATCGTGCCGGACGGGGTGCACGGAGCCGTCGAACTCGTTGGAGTCAACACACTGCCGGACACCTTGCGTGCCACGCGCGCCAAGGGGACCGTGTGCTTCACCGGTATGTTGTCCGACCAATGGACCATCGCCGAGTTCTATCCGATGGACTATCTGCCCACTGGAGTCCGACTGACCGCCTACTCGGGTGGATCCAGCGATTTGCCGCCGCGAGTCCTGCAGCAGTTTCTCGACGACGTCGCGGCCGGCAGTGCCACCGTCCCGATCGGTCACGTCTATCAACTCGATGAGATCGCCTCGGCGCACCGCGACATGGAAGACGGCACGCTCCTCGGCAAGGGCGTTGTCCTGACGGAATGA
- a CDS encoding glucose 1-dehydrogenase, giving the protein MSLFDVAGKSVVVTGGTRGIGLMIARGFLQAGARVIICSRKAEACERARAELSDSGDVAALAADLSTPAGVEALSRFVADEFDRVDVLVNNAGATWGAPVDEFPQSGFDKVLNLNITSVFEVTQALLPMLRAAPSDGPARVINIGSIDGMVVSHTDNFSYGASKAAVHGLTRKLAAALAPEQITVNAIAPGPFPSKMTAFMLDDPDMRSQVEAGVPLGRVGTPDDIAGTAIFLSSRAGAYLTGVVIPVDGGMSGTR; this is encoded by the coding sequence ATGTCGCTTTTCGACGTCGCCGGGAAGTCAGTCGTCGTCACCGGCGGGACCCGCGGCATCGGGCTGATGATCGCGCGGGGCTTCCTGCAGGCAGGCGCGCGTGTGATCATCTGCTCCCGCAAGGCTGAAGCCTGCGAGCGGGCGCGCGCCGAATTGTCCGACTCGGGCGATGTGGCTGCACTGGCCGCCGATCTGTCCACCCCGGCCGGGGTCGAAGCGTTGTCCCGGTTCGTGGCAGACGAATTCGATCGCGTCGACGTGCTCGTCAACAATGCGGGCGCCACCTGGGGAGCACCAGTCGACGAGTTCCCACAGTCGGGCTTCGACAAGGTCCTCAATCTCAACATCACGTCCGTGTTCGAGGTGACGCAGGCACTACTGCCGATGCTCCGTGCCGCCCCTTCCGACGGCCCGGCACGGGTGATCAACATCGGATCCATCGACGGCATGGTTGTCTCGCACACCGACAACTTCTCCTACGGAGCGTCAAAGGCGGCCGTCCACGGGCTCACCCGCAAGCTGGCGGCCGCTCTGGCGCCGGAGCAGATAACCGTCAACGCGATTGCGCCAGGACCGTTTCCGTCGAAGATGACGGCGTTCATGCTCGACGACCCCGACATGCGGTCCCAGGTGGAAGCCGGTGTCCCGCTCGGACGCGTCGGCACGCCCGACGACATCGCAGGTACGGCGATCTTCTTGTCGTCACGGGCCGGGGCTTACCTCACCGGCGTGGTCATACCGGTCGACGGAGGAATGAGCGGCACCCGATGA